Proteins from one Erysipelothrix larvae genomic window:
- a CDS encoding class I SAM-dependent methyltransferase translates to MKNNYNNPTFFNAYKSMTRSKEGLSGAGEWVQFKEMFPDVKDMCILDLGCGYGWHAKYMVEQGAKTVVAIDHSEKMIQEALTRNADEKIAYKVIGIMDYAYPFETYDLVLSNLALHYIDDLDEVYRNIAKTLKPNGIFLLNIEHPTYTSGVNQEWIYKEDGTPDVWPVDRYYEPGLRSTQFLGHTIEKYHHTLTQIVNGLINTGMTIDALVEAEPSKDALDIDGMMYELKRPMMLLIKATKNKKEHGD, encoded by the coding sequence ATGAAAAACAACTATAACAACCCCACCTTCTTTAATGCTTATAAGTCCATGACACGGAGTAAAGAAGGACTAAGCGGTGCAGGTGAATGGGTTCAGTTTAAGGAAATGTTTCCAGATGTAAAGGATATGTGTATCCTTGATTTAGGGTGTGGCTATGGCTGGCATGCAAAGTATATGGTTGAACAAGGCGCTAAGACTGTAGTTGCAATTGATCATAGTGAAAAAATGATTCAGGAAGCTTTGACTCGAAATGCAGATGAAAAAATAGCGTATAAAGTAATTGGTATTATGGATTATGCGTATCCTTTTGAAACATATGATTTGGTATTATCAAACTTAGCACTTCACTATATCGACGATCTAGATGAAGTCTATCGAAATATTGCCAAGACACTGAAGCCAAACGGAATATTCCTGCTGAACATTGAACACCCAACATACACGAGTGGTGTGAATCAAGAATGGATTTACAAAGAGGATGGGACCCCAGATGTATGGCCAGTTGATCGTTACTATGAACCAGGGCTAAGAAGCACTCAATTCCTTGGTCATACCATTGAGAAGTATCATCATACACTCACTCAAATTGTGAACGGACTCATTAATACAGGAATGACCATCGATGCTTTAGTTGAGGCAGAACCTTCTAAGGATGCTTTGGACATTGATGGCATGATGTACGAACTAAAACGTCCTATGATGTTACTGATTAAGGCTACAAAAAATAAGAAAGAACACGGGGACTAA
- a CDS encoding transglutaminase-like domain-containing protein — MKSTIDYTKHGIMTDPKSMRFMISIYPQSLEEIVRLTQNICLHRHWAKRYHVTPTQKQEAEIYLRSVEEKLKVLHAKGINSISTPLLPNQRILGICRDFSVIATALCREVGIAARPRCGFADYLEEGLFIDHWVLETYNDKEQRWVMVDVQLDELQREELNCDFDSNNVPAPRFINAAEAWLGCRHGNYDPSKFGIYTYWGYEYLACNLILDANALLKMPLYPWDYWEGYKNLPIDQWNDADYESMDTLAHAILQVDKNPQILIEHIKNNPRIKAPSDLSVIYNGFQESV; from the coding sequence ATGAAATCAACCATTGATTATACCAAACATGGCATCATGACAGACCCAAAGTCAATGCGGTTTATGATCAGCATATACCCTCAAAGTCTTGAGGAAATAGTTAGATTGACTCAAAATATCTGCCTTCACCGCCATTGGGCTAAACGATATCATGTGACGCCAACACAAAAACAAGAAGCAGAAATCTATTTAAGAAGTGTCGAAGAAAAACTTAAGGTGTTACATGCAAAAGGGATTAACTCCATCTCAACACCATTATTACCAAATCAAAGAATCCTTGGGATTTGTCGTGACTTTTCAGTCATCGCAACAGCACTGTGTCGTGAAGTAGGAATCGCTGCACGACCAAGATGTGGCTTTGCAGATTACCTAGAAGAGGGTTTATTCATCGACCATTGGGTCCTTGAGACTTATAATGATAAAGAGCAACGATGGGTGATGGTTGATGTCCAATTGGATGAACTTCAAAGAGAAGAGTTGAACTGTGATTTTGATTCAAACAACGTGCCTGCTCCACGCTTTATAAATGCTGCTGAAGCATGGTTAGGTTGTAGACACGGAAACTATGATCCCAGCAAATTTGGGATTTATACTTATTGGGGCTATGAATACTTAGCATGCAACCTAATCCTAGACGCGAATGCTTTGTTGAAAATGCCATTGTATCCATGGGATTATTGGGAAGGGTATAAAAACTTGCCGATTGATCAATGGAATGATGCAGATTATGAAAGTATGGATACACTTGCACATGCCATTTTACAGGTGGACAAAAACCCTCAAATATTGATTGAACATATAAAAAACAACCCGCGTATAAAAGCACCGAGTGATTTGAGTGTAATTTATAATGGATTTCAGGAGTCAGTATGA
- a CDS encoding PTS sugar transporter subunit IIC, giving the protein MEKFMQFLEERIMPSATKISTQRHMAAIRKGIVATLPLTIVGSFFTILLNVPIDSIAAMLAPYASVIDIPFRYTVGILSLYCSFTIAATLGESYKLNTITSGMLGTLAFLITTVTPTRVTEAVDGVIASGRYINIANLSSQSLFSAILTAILAVEIYNFMQKKNFTLKIPDGVPPEVSNSFIALIPTAVIILLFWFVRYFFNLNINELLTTALTPLKGILAGNSLLGGLLTVLLICVFWVLGIHGPAILGPIIRPFWDMSIAENMEAFAAGVSANALPNIFTEQFLQWFVWIGGAGATLALTLLFLRSKSTYFKKLGKLSFLPGLFNINEPMIFGAPIVMNPILAIPFIVAPLVTTTLSYVLTITNIVPMMMARLPFTVISPIAAWMSTDWSITAGALVIVNFIISVAIYYPFFKVAEKQQLAKELEGNNS; this is encoded by the coding sequence ATGGAGAAATTTATGCAATTTTTGGAAGAACGCATTATGCCTTCCGCAACAAAAATTAGTACTCAACGCCATATGGCTGCAATTAGAAAGGGGATTGTAGCTACATTACCATTGACTATTGTAGGGTCATTTTTTACAATTTTACTTAATGTTCCTATTGATTCTATCGCAGCAATGCTTGCACCTTATGCTTCTGTAATCGATATTCCTTTCCGTTATACGGTTGGAATTCTATCATTGTATTGCTCATTTACAATCGCTGCAACTTTAGGCGAATCCTATAAGTTGAATACAATAACTTCTGGAATGTTAGGAACTTTAGCCTTTCTAATTACTACAGTTACTCCAACACGCGTTACTGAAGCCGTTGACGGTGTGATTGCTTCTGGACGATATATTAACATTGCAAACTTAAGCTCTCAATCATTATTTTCTGCAATCTTAACTGCAATTCTCGCTGTGGAAATCTACAATTTTATGCAAAAGAAGAATTTTACATTGAAAATTCCTGATGGTGTTCCGCCAGAAGTTTCTAACTCTTTCATTGCACTTATTCCAACTGCCGTTATCATACTTTTATTCTGGTTTGTTCGTTATTTCTTCAATCTTAATATCAACGAACTATTAACCACTGCTTTAACACCACTAAAAGGAATTCTAGCAGGAAACAGCCTACTCGGTGGCTTACTGACTGTTCTACTAATTTGTGTTTTCTGGGTTCTTGGTATTCACGGACCTGCAATCCTAGGACCAATCATTCGTCCATTCTGGGATATGTCAATTGCTGAAAACATGGAAGCATTTGCTGCTGGAGTTTCTGCAAACGCGCTTCCAAACATCTTCACTGAGCAATTCCTTCAATGGTTTGTTTGGATTGGTGGAGCTGGTGCAACACTCGCATTAACATTATTATTCTTAAGATCAAAATCTACCTACTTTAAGAAATTAGGAAAACTTTCATTCTTACCCGGTCTGTTCAACATCAATGAACCAATGATATTTGGTGCTCCTATCGTTATGAATCCAATCCTTGCGATTCCATTCATCGTTGCGCCATTGGTTACAACAACGCTCTCTTATGTATTAACAATTACTAATATTGTTCCGATGATGATGGCTCGATTACCATTTACAGTAATTTCACCTATCGCTGCATGGATGAGTACAGATTGGAGCATTACTGCTGGTGCATTAGTTATCGTAAACTTTATTATTTCTGTAGCAATCTATTATCCATTCTTTAAAGTTGCTGAAAAGCAACAACTTGCTAAGGAACTAGAAGGCAATAACTCATAA